Genomic window (Candidatus Binatia bacterium):
AAAAGATTTGACCCGAAGGCTGCCGGTATCGATCGGGCTGCTAGCCTCCGAGAACGACGGAATGTCGCCAGGGGTCGGTCATCGATTGAAGGTGTTACCTAGCATCACGGGGCGGGAATGCAAAGCGTGCCAGGATTTCCGCCCCACGCCGGCCACACGTCCTTCCAGTGAGACGGTGTGTCCCTTCGTGGTCAGGGGATGCTATAATTCACTCACAATACAGCGTGAGGTTGGCCATGGACGAAGACATCATTCTCGAGGAGGAGGCGATTGCTGACGAGCGGGCAGCGGAGGCCGCGCGATTGGGAACCGTGGTCCTGCACCATCCGATCCGTGAACTGGCGAAACTGAAGCCGGTGATCTGCGTGCCGCCGGGGACCAGCGTACGCACGGCCATCGGCCGCATGAACGCACAGAGCGTCGGGTGCGTCCTGGTCGAAGAAGACGGACGGCTCATTGGCATCTTTACCGAACGCGATGTGCTGACCAAGATCGTCGGTACGAACCTCGACATCGACCGGACCAGCGTGAATGCGGTGATGACGCGCGATCCGGAGTCGCTTCGCCTGGACGATCGGCTGTCGTACGCGCTCAACAAGATGAGCGTCGGCGGCTTTCGTCACATTCCTCTGGTGGATGATGATGGCCACCCCGTTGGCGCGGTTTCGATGCGTAACGTGGTGGACTACATGGTCGATCTGTTTCCCGCCGAGGTGCTGAATTTGCCACCGGAGCCGCGGGGCATCGCCCGCGCCCGCGAAGGGGCGTGAGATGACGCGTGATGCGTGATCCGTGATGCGGAGATCGATTCGGGGCGTCACGGATCACGCATCACGGCACGTCTTCCACCTGGCCGTCGGAGACACGCACGCGTTTCAACGCCCGGTTTGCCGGAAGTATCCAACGCTGATCGGCTGAGGCCTTGGTTGCGACCGCGACGATGGAATCGGAGCCGACCCAGGTCAACGAGCCGAGATCGGTGTCGGGCACGTCGATGGTGCGGACGGTGCGATCACTCAGTCGCAGCACATAGAGACGGCCGCGACAGTTCGGATAGTCCAGTTCAGGCGCCGCGGTGAACCCCAACTGTGCGCCGTCGGGAGACAGCGCGAGGTCGGAGATCGCGGCCGCCCCGGCTGCAAGCCGCGTGATCGAACCCGAATCGACCGGGATATCCCAGATCTGCCAGTCCCAGCTGCCGCCGACGACAGCGTACAGGCGTGTCCCGTCCATTGCCCAGCGGTACAGCATCCGATCTCTGTCCCACGACAGCAGTGAACGGTCGTCATCGCCGTCTCGGCTGGCTACCCGGAGTTCGACCCGGTTGCCACGCGCGGCGCTGTACGCCAGACGTGCGCCATCGGGGGAAGGAAGCGGCTGCTCCAGCGAGTCGCCCTGCCGCTGCACCACGGTCGACTCCGAGCCGTCAGCGGCGAACCGAACGATACGGTCATGCTGTGCGGCATAGATGGTTCCGTCGGCGGCTGCGGCAGGGGCTGTGCCGCGGCCGATGGTGCGCTGTGCTCCCTCGGCTGCCAACGTGACGATTGCGGGTAGGGCGTCCGGAGATTCGGCATAGCTCACGATCAGCCGTGATCCGTCCGCTGACCACGATGGTGGTGCAGCCATGCCGCGGGCGAAATCCCAGGTGTGCTGTGTTCGTCCGTCGGCGGCGATATGTCCCACCGAGGCCCGCATCCAGGGGAAGGGTTCACCACGGGTGACGGCAAGGTCGCCGCGTGGCGAAGCCGTAACGTGCACGGGAGCAGCGGCGCGAGGATAACGGTTGTTCTCGCGCTGTACGTCGGCCCACACCAGCGATGGGTCGAGCACGGCGTAATCGGCGCCCGCTTCGAGCTTCATCCGGTCGCCGAGATGCACGCTGGTACGAGCCGGCTGGTCGCCATCAGCTTTCTTGAACGTCCACAGATCGATGTCTCCAGGGACCGGTGCAGAGCCCAGGTTGCTGACGGTGATCTCCGACTGGCTGTTGGCGTCGAGCGACAGATCTGCGAGATGGTCAGAGCGGACCCAATCGGCGAAATACGGCTCCAGGTCTTGCTGACTGACCTCCTGCATCACGTTTTGCAGATCGCGATCGGTGGCCTGTTGGA
Coding sequences:
- a CDS encoding CBS domain-containing protein; translated protein: MDEDIILEEEAIADERAAEAARLGTVVLHHPIRELAKLKPVICVPPGTSVRTAIGRMNAQSVGCVLVEEDGRLIGIFTERDVLTKIVGTNLDIDRTSVNAVMTRDPESLRLDDRLSYALNKMSVGGFRHIPLVDDDGHPVGAVSMRNVVDYMVDLFPAEVLNLPPEPRGIARAREGA